From a single Oreochromis niloticus isolate F11D_XX linkage group LG3, O_niloticus_UMD_NMBU, whole genome shotgun sequence genomic region:
- the LOC112844046 gene encoding coxsackievirus and adenovirus receptor homolog, with protein sequence MKARMVGIKTASLWTLLFICLLAAAGQVQKTITAESGDTVTLPCRAPNNRHITVVDWRRSDLTDKSVLLYRDNKIVSNEQDPSFKNRVALQDVKDGDVSLILKNVTTHDTGIYECRVVQQTESHRRKRAVDPISSNYLRVVQKTITAESGDTVTLPCRAPNNRHITVVDWRRSGLTDKSVLLYWDNKIVSDEQDPSFKNRVALQDVKDGDVSLILKNVTTHDTGIYECRVDQQTESHRRKRAVDPISSTYLRVVQKTITAESGDTVTLPCRAPNNRHITVVDWRRSGLTDKSVLLYRDNKYDPDEQDPSFKNRVALQDVKDGDVSLILKNVTTHDTGIYECRVDQQTESHRRKRAVDPISSTYLRVGQTGGHTEDGSVGRKVTLSVSAVLRLAAVVGLLSYIKHKQQNQDPYQPPAEQQQL encoded by the exons tccagaaaaccatcacagctgagtctggagaCACTGTCACTCtgccatgtcgagctccaaacaacagaCACATCACAGTTGTAGACTGGAGGAGATCTGACCTGACAGataaatctgtccttctctacCGGGACAATAAAATTGTTTCAAATGAGCAggatccatcttttaagaaccgggtggctCTGCAGGAtgtgaaggatggagacgtgtctctgATCCTGAAGAATGTGACAACTCATGATACTGGAATATATGAGTGTCGTGTTGTCCAACAGACAGAATCACACCGCAGGAAGAGAGCTGTTGACCCCATCAGCAGCAACTACCTGAGAGTgg tccagaaaaccatcacagctgagtctggagaCACTGTCACTCtgccatgtcgagctccaaacaacagaCACATCACAGTTGTAGACTGGAGGAGATCTGGCCTGACAGataaatctgtccttctctacTGGGACAATAAAATTGTTTCAGATGAGCAggatccatcttttaagaaccgggtggctCTGCAGGAtgtgaaggatggagacgtgtctctgATCCTGAAGAATGTGACAACTCATGATACTGGAATATATGAGTGTCGTGTTGACCAACAGACAGAATCACACCGCAGGAAGAGAGCTGTTGACCCCATCAGCAGCACCTACCTGAGAGTgg tccagaaaaccatcacagctgagtctggagaCACTGTCACTCtgccatgtcgagctccaaacaacagaCACATCACAGTTGTAGACTGGAGGAGATCTGGCCTGACAGataaatctgtccttctctacCGGGACAATAAATATGATCCAGATGAGCAggatccatcttttaagaaccgggtggctCTGCAGGAtgtgaaggatggagacgtgtctctgattctgaagaatgtgacaaCTCATGATACTGGAATATATGAGTGTCGTGTTGACCAACAGACAGAATCACACCGCAGGAAGAGAGCTGTTGACCCCATCAGCAGCACCTACCTGAGAGTgg gtcagacaggaggacacacagaggatggatctgttggacGTAAAGTCACTCTGTCAGTTTCTGCTGTGCTTCgtcttgctgctgttgttggtttaCTGAGctacataaaacataaacaacagaaTCAGGATCCATACCAGCCTCCTGCtgaacagcagcagctctga